In the genome of Aridibaculum aurantiacum, one region contains:
- a CDS encoding Rieske (2Fe-2S) protein gives MAEKKIKWHKLTDHIDAIGWQPNGLAVVEVGSKTVTLARIQDSIKACAHKCPHASGILANGFLDALGNIVCPLHRYKFSLDNGRNITGEGYYLKVYPVETREAGIFIGFEENNWLDIFR, from the coding sequence ATGGCTGAAAAGAAGATTAAGTGGCACAAGCTCACAGATCATATAGATGCAATTGGCTGGCAGCCAAACGGACTGGCCGTGGTAGAGGTGGGTAGTAAAACAGTAACGCTAGCACGCATTCAAGACAGCATAAAAGCATGCGCACACAAATGCCCGCATGCCAGCGGAATATTGGCCAATGGCTTTTTAGACGCTTTGGGAAACATCGTTTGCCCGCTGCACCGCTACAAGTTTAGCTTAGACAATGGACGCAACATTACCGGCGAAGGATACTACCTGAAAGTCTATCCTGTAGAAACCCGTGAAGCCGGCATCTTCATTGGGTTTGAGGAGAATAACTGGCTTGACATCTTCAGATAA